The Methanococcus voltae genomic sequence TCCACAATAGTTTTATTAATATCTGAAGCATTCCATATGTAGAAAATTATACTATAATTCATATAAGGGCCGGTTGTACTGTCAGAAGGCAAATCTGTAAAAATTACCGAACCACTTGCGGGGAAATTCTCATAATTTGAATATAACTCCACAGTTAAATTTGTTGTAATGTTCGCATAATTATCATCGCTTGCATTTACTTCTAAAAGTGGCTCTACTGAATTAAGCACTTCCATTGTCACAAAACTATCATTTGATGCTTGTAATTGCAATTGATAACCTTCTGGTGCTAAACCTGGGTCACTTATTGTTTCCAAAGCTGTTAACTCAGACAAATTTTTTGACCAGCTGGAATTTAATCCATCTGCATAATTTAAAATTACCGTATAATTCACATACGGGCTCATATCTGCAGGAAGTCCGGCAAACTGAATGCTAAAATTCCCATCTTGAGAGTAGATACTTGAAGGCTCAAGAGTCATAGTCATACCACTGAAGTCTGGGGCAATAGCCGCAAAACTCGATGGTATAATTAAACCGCCTAAAAGTAAGAGTATTACTATTTTTTTCATAATTAACCTCCAAATTTAATAGTCATACATTAAATTATATTAATTATATGATATATAAATATGAGTGAATAAATCGAAAAGTATAGGTAATAACTTAATTAATAACGTTATACCTTACTAATTGCGACCCAAATATATTTTTAATAATTTAAGGGATAACTAATTAAAAATAAAATTGAAAAATAATAATTTAAAATAACTTATATATTGTGAAGGATAATCTAATAAATAATTAAAATATTTATGATAATATATATTGTTCTAAAATTTACTAAATAAATACGATAATGGTGATATTATGACATCTGTATCCATAATTGGTGGTACGGGATATACGGGTTCCGAATTACTAAGATTATTAGCAAATCATTCAAAAATTGATGAAATTGAACATATTACGTCGAGAAAAGAATCAGGAAATAGTATTTTAAAAATACATCCTCATTTAAAGTCTATGGGATATGACAACCTATGTTTTGAAGATATATCTCTTGATAATATAAACAGCGACGTAGTATTTTGTGCAACACCGCACGGTGCTTCTATGAGCATAGTGCCTCAACTATATGAAAAAGGTATTAAGGTAATTGACTTAAGTGGCGATTATAGATTTGAAGATATTTCCACATATGAAGAATGGTATAATTTAAAACATACTGGGAAATTAAATGCTGCATATGGATTACCCGAATTACACCGAGAAACTATCAAAAAAGCTAATTTAATAGCAAATCCGGGCTGTTTCCCAACAGGTGCTATATTATCCATTGCTCCACTTGTAGAAAAAGGAATTATTGAAGAACGTGTGATTTTTGATTCAAAAACTGGAGTAAGCGGTGCAGGTGTAGAAGCAAGTCAAACTACGCACTACCCGAATGTTAACGAAAATTTAAAGCCCTATAAATTAACAAATCATAGGCACACACCCGAAATAGAAAAAGAATTAAATAAATTAGTGGAAAACTCAAAAAATAATATGAAAGTATCATTTACGCCCCATTTAGCACCATTTACAAGAGGTATTTTAACTACTGCGCACACCTACTTAAAAGAAGAATATCTGTCCATTGCAAAAGATGAAATAGTTGAAATATATGAGAAATTCTATAAAAATGAACATTTTGTTAGAATTTACGATAATGATATGGTTTCACTAACTGGCGTTAGAGGTAGCAATTTCTGCGATATTGCAGGCTTTGAAGTAGATAGAAACGGTAGATTAATAGTAATTTCAGCCATTGACAACCTAGTAAAAGGTGCGAGTGGTCAAGCAATCCAAAATATGAATATAATTATGGGTTTCGATGAAAAAGAAGGAATTAATTACTGCGGATTAAAACCTTAAAACATTAATTCAAAATATAAAAAAAATGAATATAAAAAAAATGAATAGATGAATGAATAGCTGACTGTAGATGATATATTAAATTAAATTACTTTTTTAATTTTTTTAATTTTTAACAGTTTTTTGTAATTTTGAATCGATTACAATTATATCCTTATTTTCAGTTAAAGTAGTGTTTACTCTTTTAACGTCAAATCTACCTGCAGAGGAATGCTTGGAATCAACAATTATACCGATTTTCTTTAAATATTCGTAAGTAAGCGTATTTTTACCGTGTATGTAGATTTCACCAAGGTCTTCTACAGTATTTACATCGATAGACATATAAAATGAAGGAACTACTGAAACCGTTAATCCTTTTGATTTAGCTTCTTCGAGATGTTTTACATAACTAAAACCTTCAAATCTTGGAGACATACACGTTTTAGGACTCAGGAATAGCAGATTAGTACCGCCACCTCTTGATGGGCATATGATAACTGAATTTGAAGATTTAATATGACTATTTTCATTAATAGATGGATTATTAAAATCCAATATATCTTTTAGATTTTCATTTTTTATCAATGGAATATCTGCTGGGGCAATTAAAACAGAATCTTCACTTACAAAATCTATTGCATAATCTATTGCATCATTTAAGTTAGCTATTTCAGAGGGTTCTTTTATTGGAATTATACCATATTCAAAAAATTCAGATAATAATTCTTCATCTTTGCTTATTATATAGCAAGAATCGCATAAAGGATTTACTTTTTCGTAAGTGTCCATAATCATAGTTTTTATAAGATTTATTCGTTCTTCAGGGGTTAAAAATTCTTTCAATCTTGTTTTAACACTTGAAAGTGGGGATACAGGTATTATTGCTGCAATCATAATATCACAAAAAGTACTTAGTACCACAGTTAAAGTTAAATTAAATATTTTTTTGGAATTATTTTAATTACATAAATATTATTTTTAAACTATAAATATCTATTTAACAACTTTATTTAAAATTATAGGATATTCGAAAAACATTTAAAAAGCAAAAAAAAGAAAATAATCATTTAAATAATCATTTACAATACGAATATGATAAATTAATAATTCAATTTTAAATAAACATTGTTGCGTTTGCAAAAGCACTTAAATCGCCACTTTCACCGTGTCCAGGTAAAATTTTAACTATTTTTTTGGAATAAGCAATTCTTTCTAAATTATTTATTGAATCTCTCAATTCAACGATGTTTCCAGTTGGTAAGTCGTGTCTTCCAACTCCATAAGCAAACAATGTATCACCAGTTAATAAATTATCTTCATATATTAAACTTAATCCCCCCTCAGTATGTCCCGGAGTTTCGATAAATTCAATGTTTGCTTCCTTTAATTCATCTTCTAATTCATTTATAATTAGTATATTTTTTGGAGGTATCATTTCAACGCCAAATAACCTACTAACCGTAGTAGTATCTCCATTCTTTAAATGGGGTAAGTCTTTCGCACTTATTAAAACTGGAACATTATAAGCATCTTCAAATAAGTAATCACTACCGGCATGGTCATAATGACAATGTGTATTGATAATATAATCTATTTTTGAGGTATATTGTGATATTTCCTGCCTTAATGTTTCAAAATTACTTGGAGTACCGGGGTCTACAAGAATAACTAACTTATCAACAATTAAATAACTATTGCTATCATAACCAAGTCCATTTAACTTTATAATCATCAAATCACCTTAAATGAATACAGTCTCCCACTTCTATCAATATAACGCCCAGCTCTGAATTTGTATCCAAATACAAGCCATTATAATCGATATTTATAACTTTTCCAGTTATTTCTTTATCATTTAGTATTATTTTTACATCTTTATTTAATGTTTCTGAATTATTATTATACACTTCAAGTAATTCACTTGAATTCATATTTAAATAATTATTAAAATTTGACAATAATCTTGAAAGGAATAAATCTTTATTTATTAAATTATTATTCATATTATTCTCATCATTATTGTATTTTTTAGTATTAAACAATTGATTTAATGAAATTGCGTTATATACACTTTTATTATTCTTATTATTCTTATTATTAGTATTATTATTTGCATTATTCTTATTATTAAGTTTATTAACTTTGTATATGGAATTATTTAAATTTACACCAATTCCAATTACAATGTAATTTTCGTTAAAATTTAATTCCGACAGTATACCACAAATCTTATGATTATTAACCAATATATCATTTGGCCATTTTATAGAATATTTTAAATCATTAAAATCGTTTATATTAGTTGAAAATTCTTTTAAAGTAGTTAATACGCTTAATGAAGCCACAAAATTAGAATGTTCAAGTTTTTCAAAATTTGAAATGTCCAATACGATGGATAAATACAAGCCACCTTCTTCAGATACCCAAACTCTATTTAATCTACCTTTACCATTTGTTTGAGTATTTGCTAAGACTAAAAAATTTTTATGACCTTTCTTTGCCAAATCGTGTGCTAAAATGTTGGTAGATTCTACATTATCAAATTTAAAAACTTCAAATTTCAAAATATCACATATTTATTAAGTTTATATATTTATACTGCATATCTTAAATATATTGAAAAATATTAAAAATTCTCAATGGTATTTAATATTAAATTGTCAATATTTACTTTTTTTATAATTTCCGGTGAAATATATAGCTCATTTTTTTGGTCCTTCTTAATTTTACCGACAATTAATACAATGTCATCTTTTTCAAATTCGTTCATTATTTTAGACATTCCTTTAAATCCCACAACCCGAATCTCCCCGGTTAAATCATCTACGGTATATGCAGAAAATTCCTTAACTAAATTAGCGTACTTTGAAGAAATAATACCGTAAAGGACTACTCTTGTAATTTTACCATATTTTTCACTGTCTACATAGTTAGACTCCCATTGTCCAGAAGTTTCTACGTAATTACCGTTTGTAATCTCAGCAATTGGCAATCTTATACCTACTGACCTTGTTAGTGCCATTAAACCACCAGAATAATTATTATAACCATTATATTTATTATAACTATTATATTTATTATATTTATTATATTTATTATAAAATATTTTCAAATTTAACCATAATTTTTCAATTGTAATTTTAATATTTGCATATATTCGATACGTATTTTTCAATAATTTGAGCGTTTTTCCCAATTTCGTCGCTTATCTTAGCCACTTTGTTAGAATATATTACATTTCCTCGGGGTGTTAACTTGAGTATTCCCAAAATCATTAGCGTGTCATCTTTTTCATAATGTCCATCTACCTTGGATACAACAATTTCACCAGTCTCATCATACAGCTTTAATTTTTTCCCCTTGTAATCTACAAGCTTTACATTACCAATTAATGCCACAGTACTATCTATATCGCTTAACTCACATATTTTCTGTAATTTATACATTTTTTCACTTTTCCAAATTTAAATGCCTTTTTATTTCATCTATTGGTTTTGATTCATACCATAATTTTGATTGGAATATTGTTTCATCGAAATAATCATTATGTTTAGCATAACCAGAAACTACAATATCTAAACCCATTAATTTTTTATTTAGAACTTCCATGATATTTTCATCGTCAATTACCATCTTTTTAAGTTCCTTAAAATCGACAATATTGTTTTCATCGTTTAAAGTTATCCGCATAGTCCCAGTACCATCATCTAAAGTTATGTTAACCAAAAATACCCATTTTAAATCTTCTGATTCTTCATCTATTTTTTTACCACACTTACAAACTGCATATCCCTTTTTTAATACCATTTTCTTTTTACAATCTTCACAAAGTGGGAAATATGGCTCTTTAGTATGTAAGGCTACAATTAAACCCCTTAATTCAGTATTGTCCCCTTCATTCAATTCTGCAATCGTTTTTCGAGATGATGAGGAAGAACTACCATTCGATAAAAGTTCTGGCAAACTTGGTAAATTACTTTTTATTTTAAGCAAATTTCCAGAGCTTGTTATTTTTAAGTGTATTCTATTATTATATAATTTAGGAGCTTCTGCATCCTTTATTAATACCGAATCGCCCACAATTATGTCTTTTAGTAAAGTACGTTGGTCGCCCCAAAGAGATAATAACCCTTTACGAGTACCATCATTTACTACAACATTTATCACTTTTGTTCCCCGAACCTCTGATTCTTCGAATATTCGTTCTATTCGGACGATGGTATTTATTTCTATCATTTTTTCCAAAATATCGCCGAGTTTTATAACATCACACTCTGAAACATCGAAATTCTTGTTAAAATCAGAAATATCTAAGTCATTGCTATGATTATTTTTATTATTATTATTATTATTATTATCAATGTTGTTATTATTATCATCATCAATGTTGTTATTATTATTATTATTATTATTATTATTGTTAGTAGCTTCCACATTATCTTTAGTATTATGAATATTATTATTTTTGGCGCTTGATGAATCGATTAAATCTTCCTGTTTTTTCCCGATACTTTCCGATTTTAATAACTCATCCAAATTTTTGCCAATACCGTTTGACATCTTATTCACCGAGGGGATTTTAATTATAAATAATAGCTATTATTTTTTAAATTATTTAGATTATTTCCAGAAATAAATATTAATTATTGTATTAATCATTAAAGATTAGATTATAATGAATTACCCATAAGTACATTCAAACTTAATTAATATCATACATATGATATATTGTAATTTTAATTATTTTTATGTATTTTTATTTAATTTTAAATAAAATATTAACAATATCGATAAATTACGTTATTTTTTACCATTATTTTTTATTTTTAGATAGATTTTATACACTTATTTATTTTATATATTATTTATATATTAGCATATGTTAAAATAAAATTATCGAAATTA encodes the following:
- a CDS encoding MBL fold metallo-hydrolase yields the protein MIIKLNGLGYDSNSYLIVDKLVILVDPGTPSNFETLRQEISQYTSKIDYIINTHCHYDHAGSDYLFEDAYNVPVLISAKDLPHLKNGDTTTVSRLFGVEMIPPKNILIINELEDELKEANIEFIETPGHTEGGLSLIYEDNLLTGDTLFAYGVGRHDLPTGNIVELRDSINNLERIAYSKKIVKILPGHGESGDLSAFANATMFI
- a CDS encoding OB-fold nucleic acid binding domain-containing protein, which gives rise to MALTRSVGIRLPIAEITNGNYVETSGQWESNYVDSEKYGKITRVVLYGIISSKYANLVKEFSAYTVDDLTGEIRVVGFKGMSKIMNEFEKDDIVLIVGKIKKDQKNELYISPEIIKKVNIDNLILNTIENF
- the argC gene encoding N-acetyl-gamma-glutamyl-phosphate reductase — encoded protein: MTSVSIIGGTGYTGSELLRLLANHSKIDEIEHITSRKESGNSILKIHPHLKSMGYDNLCFEDISLDNINSDVVFCATPHGASMSIVPQLYEKGIKVIDLSGDYRFEDISTYEEWYNLKHTGKLNAAYGLPELHRETIKKANLIANPGCFPTGAILSIAPLVEKGIIEERVIFDSKTGVSGAGVEASQTTHYPNVNENLKPYKLTNHRHTPEIEKELNKLVENSKNNMKVSFTPHLAPFTRGILTTAHTYLKEEYLSIAKDEIVEIYEKFYKNEHFVRIYDNDMVSLTGVRGSNFCDIAGFEVDRNGRLIVISAIDNLVKGASGQAIQNMNIIMGFDEKEGINYCGLKP
- the cofC gene encoding 2-phospho-L-lactate guanylyltransferase, with protein sequence MIAAIIPVSPLSSVKTRLKEFLTPEERINLIKTMIMDTYEKVNPLCDSCYIISKDEELLSEFFEYGIIPIKEPSEIANLNDAIDYAIDFVSEDSVLIAPADIPLIKNENLKDILDFNNPSINENSHIKSSNSVIICPSRGGGTNLLFLSPKTCMSPRFEGFSYVKHLEEAKSKGLTVSVVPSFYMSIDVNTVEDLGEIYIHGKNTLTYEYLKKIGIIVDSKHSSAGRFDVKRVNTTLTENKDIIVIDSKLQKTVKN
- a CDS encoding biotin--[acetyl-CoA-carboxylase] ligase produces the protein MKFEVFKFDNVESTNILAHDLAKKGHKNFLVLANTQTNGKGRLNRVWVSEEGGLYLSIVLDISNFEKLEHSNFVASLSVLTTLKEFSTNINDFNDLKYSIKWPNDILVNNHKICGILSELNFNENYIVIGIGVNLNNSIYKVNKLNNKNNANNNTNNKNNKNNKSVYNAISLNQLFNTKKYNNDENNMNNNLINKDLFLSRLLSNFNNYLNMNSSELLEVYNNNSETLNKDVKIILNDKEITGKVINIDYNGLYLDTNSELGVILIEVGDCIHLR